The segment CATTGTGGGCAATCTTTATCACGAATGTGTACCGACCATACATTTGGCACAGGATTAAGCCAAGATGCTTCTTCAATATTGAAACCAAGTGCGGTCAATTTTTGTTGAAATTTTGAAATACTGTCTTCAAGTGCGGCATCTTTGCCAGGAATAAAGGTTTGTTCTGTCATAATTGTTCCTGTTATAAAAGGTTCCAGCATCATAGGGGAGTTTAGTGAGCTAATCAAGTATAAAATTTATACGCTTTAACTCTTGTTTTCCTTGATTTTTAAGGGTAAATTAGCTTGGTGCGGAAAGGCATTTTCTGTGTGGGTAAAATTATAAACAAATCAACCAATTGGGAGATATCATGGCTCAAGGATTTTATGAATTAAAAGTGGCTAAAGACGGACAATTTATGTTCAACTTAAAAGCAGCAAACGGACAAGTGATTTTAACTAGCGAACTTTATAAAACTAAAGCATCAGCTGAAAACGGTATTGCTTCAGTGCAAAAAAATGGCGTGGATGCGAAAAACTTTGAATATCGCGTAGCAAAAAATGATAAACCTTATTTCGTATTAAAAGCAGCTAACCACCAAGAAATTGGCCGTAGCCAATATTATTCTTCTCAAGCTGCAGCAGAAAAAGGCGTTGAGTCAGTGATCAATAACGCATCTTCTGCAGTAATCAAAGAAGTCACAGAATAATCATTCTGTTCTTATTTCTTTAAATGCACCTGCCGGCTCTAAAAACGCCGGCATTTTTGACCGCGCTTTCTCCGGATTCAGTGTTAATGGATAGGTTCGTTTTTGAGCAATGATGACCGTGAGCGGAGAGCAGAGCGTGGTCTTTTCTTGTTTTATAGATAGTCTTTCTTCTGCAATCACATCAAAATTTAATAACGATAACCAGTCAATGACTCGCCAAGTAGCATATTGTCGGAATTTGAAGTCACCTAACTTCGGTTTGAAAAGTAATGGACTCATCGGATTAAATAACGTGATGAAAATCCAGCCGTCATCCTTTAAAACGCGATGTGCTTCACGCAATATTTGGTGAGGATCTTGCGCAAAGTTTAAGGTGTTTGCCAACAAACAAGCATCCATTTCTTTTTCAATAAAAGGCAAGGCTAATGGTGAGGCTTGGATCAAACTGTCACTTTCATTTAAAAGTGCGGTAGAAAAATACGCTGTTTTTTCAGCTAATACAATTTGATGACGTAAAGGTAAATCAAAGGCGATTTCTCCACTTAAGGCACCGACTTTCAGAATTTGATAGCCTAAAATTTTTGGTGTCCATTGGGCAAAATAATGTGTTAATACGTTACAATAGGCTTCACCTTGTGGTAATGCTTGCCAACTTTCAGGTGAAAGAAGAGGTTTGTGCCATTTGGCTTTCCAATTCAATGTTAATCCTATTTTCATAAGGTAATTTATGCTAGTTCCTATTTCTGCACTCAATGATAACTATATTTGGCTTTATAGACGAGAAAATTTCCCCGTAATTGTGATCGATATCCCAGAAATAACGCGTTTAATTCCGTATTTAGAATTCAATAAGCTAGGCGTAGAGGCGGTGTTATTAACCCATAATCACGATGATCATGTGCAAGGTGTCGAGACGTTTAAGCAATATTATCCCAATGTGCCAGTTTTCGGTCCAACAGAATGTGCAAATAAAGGGGCAACCAATATCGTGGATAGTGGTGTGATTAATACGGCACATTATCATATTGAAGTTTTGCCAAGTGGTGGTCATACGGCAGGGCATGTCAGCTATTTGGTGGATGGACATCTATTTTGCGGCGATGCGTTATTTTCTGCAGGCTGTGGTCGTGTATTTACGGGAAATTTTGCTCAAATGTTTGAATCTATGCAGCGTTTTAATCAATTACCTAATGAAACCGTGGTTTGTCCTGCTCATGAATATACGCTGGGTAATTTAGCTTTTGCGGAAACGGTATTGGCGGATAAAAATGCGGTCAAAAATCAACGTGTTTTAGTGGAACGTTATCTAGCAGAGGGCAAGCCGAGTTTGCCGACAACAATTGGATTAGAGAAACAAATTAATCCGTTTTTACAAGCAAAAAATTTAGACGATTTTACACAATGGCGTTTAGCGAAAGATAAGTTTTAACTCATTTTAGTTATTTGTTTGAGTTTTTTCTCTTGAAATTTGCTCAATTCTCAACAATTCATTAAAATGGCGAAACTTTTACTTTCTACTTAAGCCGCCTGTTCATAAAAGTGCGGTTATTTTTATTAGATTTTTATGACCCTTCTTGTTCTAGGCATTAATCATAAAACAGCGTCTGTCGCTGTTCGTGAGAAAGTCGCTTTTTCTGAAGAAAAGCGGCAGCTTGCCTTACAACAAATTTACCAACAAGATTTGGCTGAAAGTGCGGTTATTCTTTCTACTTGTAACCGTACTGAGATTTATCTTCACCATCGTCAAATTTCACCTCAAGAGTGTAAGCAATGGCAAACGAACTGTATAAATTGGTTTGCTAACATTCATCATCTTTCTGTAGATGAATTAAATAAAAGTATTTACACACATCAAAATCAACAAGCTGCAAATCATTTAATGCGAGTGGCCTGTGGTTTGGATTCATTAATTTTGGGGGAGCCGCAAATTTTAGGACAGGTGAAGCAAGCTTTCCAAATCAGTGAAGATTATTATCAAGCGGCAAATATTCCACTTTCGAGCACGCTTTCTCGCTTGTTCCAAAAAACTTTTGCTACAGCAAAACGTGTGCGTACTGAAACCAATATTGGTGAAAGTGCCGTATCGGTGGCTTATGCGGCTTGTAGCTTGGCTCGTCAGATTTTTGAATCTTTACGTGAACTACAAATTTTACTTGTTGGGGCAGGAGAAACCATTGAATTGGTGAGCCGTCATTTATTACGCCACGGTGTAAAAAAATTGATGATTGCTAACCGCACTTTATCTCGTGCTGAGCAGTTGGTGGAAAACTTAGCGTCTAATACACCGATTGATGTGTATTTGCTTGATGAATTGCAAACACCACTAAATCAAGCTGATATTGTTATCAGCTCAACAGGCAGTCCAAATGTTTTAATCACCAAAGCGATGGCTGAAATTGCGGAGAAAGCACGCCAATTTAGACCGACTTTAATGGTTGATATCGCCGTGCCTCGTGATATTGATGAAAATGTCTCGGAATTAGAAAGTGTGTATCATTACACTGTGGATGATTTGCAAGATATTATCCAGCGTAATCTTTCTCAACGTGAGCAAGCATCAGAGCAAGCGCAAGATATCATTACACAAGAATGCATGGATTTCTTTGAGTGGTTGAAGGTTCATCAATTCTCCAATTTGATTCGTCATTACCGAGATGAGGCAGAGAATACTCGCCAAGAATTACTCGAAAAAGCGTTACACCAAATTCAACAGGGTGAGAATGCTGAAAAAATTCTGCAAGAATTGAGTTATAAATTAACAAATAAACTTATTCATGCACCAACCCAAACCATGCAAGCCATGATGCGATCAGGGAATGCAGAAGGGTTGCATGCCTTTTCCAATGCGTTGCATTTAACCCATCCTTTAAATGAAAAAAACGATTAAATTTTTGACCGCACTTTTTAGTTGCGCATCGTTACTGATGAGTGTGCCAGCCCTAGCTGAATACCGAACCTTTGATGATGGCAATATTACTTACGGAATTTTTCAAGCAAAGCCCGAAGAAGTACAGCTACATTGGAAGGATGCTGAAGGTAAAGATTATCAAAGTTTAACGCGTCTCAAAAATGCCTTAGAAGATAGCTATAACGTGAAAATGGTCATGAATGCGGGCATTTATAGCATGAATAATGTGCCTGCGGGGTTATGGATTGAGCAAGGAAAAGAACTCAATGCGTTAAATACAAAATCAGGCAAAGGTAACTTCCATGTACAACCTAATGGGGTATTTGCTATTGCTGGAAATAAACCCTACATTTTAACAACCGCCGCGTATCAAAAAAGCAAACTCAAACCTGATTTTGCGTTGCAATCAGGCCCGATGTTGATTATTCATGGAAAAATGAATCCGCAATTTCGAGCAAGCCTAGAAAGCTATCATAAGCGTAATGCAGTGTGTTTGACGAAGCAAAATGAATTACTTTTCTTGATGACGATAAAAGGTGAGCCTAACCTTTATACATTGAGTCAAGGTTTGCTGAAAATAGGTTGTCATGACGCTTTATATCTTGATGGAACCATTTCTAATTGGTACATTCCTGGGCAATTTAACACCCTGCATTGGAAACGTTTTGTTGGAATGATCTCCGTTCTTGATGTGAACAAAAAATAGCAAAAGCGTTTTATTTATAATCAACTAAATCAAAAAATCTGTTTTTTGCAAAAAAATGATTGACGAGAATAGGTCAAATCAGGATAATACGCCCCGCAAAGCCGATAAGGTAAAGCAAATGATGGCTACATAGCTCAGTTGGTTAGAGCACAACACTCATAATGTTGGGGTCGCAAGTTCGAATCTCGCTGTAGCCACCAAATTTGCGGGACTGGCGAAATTGGTAGACGCACCAGATTTAGGTTCTGGCGCCGAGAGGTGTGTGGGTTCAAGTCCCTCGTCCCGCACCATTTATCAGCTTGCAGTCAAATAGTCGTTGGGGTATCGCCAAGCGGTAAGGCACCGGGTTTTGATCTCGGCATCCCTAGGTTCGAATCCTAGTACCCCAGCCATACTATCTAAATAAAATCTTCTTTATTTCCAATCAAAGAATTTCAGTTGGGGTATCGCCAAGCGGTAAGGCACCGGGTTTTGATCTCGGCATCCCTAGGTTCGAATCCTAGTACCCCAGCCATCTTATTTTCTCTATTTCTTTTATATAAAAAATGCGATTAAATTTAACCGCATCTTAGCTATTTAATTTTTTATTTATCTATAAAAAAGTGCGGTACCCAATTCACTATAAATTTTGACCGCACTTCGTATTACAATTAATGTTCCCTTGTTTTAAAGAAGGTCACATCAGGATAACGTTCTTGTGCAAGATTTAGGTTTACCATGGTCGGTGCGATATAAGTGAGATTATCACCGCCATCTAATGCCAGGTTTTGCTCATTCTTACGTTTGAACTCTTCAAATTTTTTGTTATCCGCACATTCCACCCAACGAGCTGTTGCGACGTTGACAGTTTCGTAAATGGCTTCAACGTTATATTCTGATTTCAAACGAGAAACGACCACATCAAACTGTAACACACCGACTGCGCCAACAATTAAATCATTATTACTTAATGGGCGGAATACTTGCACAGCTCCTTCTTCAGAAAGTTGTACTAAGCCTTTCAACAATTGTTTTTGTTTAAGAGGATCTTTCAAACGAATGCGACGGAATAATTCAGGCGCAAAGTTTGGAATACCGGTAAATTTCAGATCTTCACCTTGTGTGAAGGTATCACCAATCTGAATTGTACCGTGATTGTGCAAGCCGATAATATCGCCAGCATAGGCTTCATCGGCATGGGTACGGTCCCCCGCCATAAAGGTGAGAGCGTCAGAAATGACTACATCTTTACCAATACGTACGTGTTTAAGTTTCATCCCTTTTTCGTATTTACCAGAAACTACGCGTAGGAAAGCCACACGGTCGCGGTGTTTTGGATCCATATTGGCTTGGATTTTAAACACGAAACCAGAGAATTTTTCTTCTTCAGCTGAGACTTTACGCGTGTCAGCTTGACGAGCTTGTGGTGCAGGTGCCCATTCGGTTAAACCATCTAAGAAATGATCGACACCGAAGTTACCTAATGCCGTACCGAAAAAGACAGGTGTTAATTCACCACTTAGGAATAAATCCAAATCAAATTCATTACTTGCACCTTTTACAAGCTCTAATTCATCACGCAATTGTTGGGCTAAGTCATCGCCTACGGCAGCATCTAATTCTGGGCTATTTAGACCTTTCACAATGCGTACTTCTTGGATTGTAGAGCCTTGCCCACTTTGGTAAAGATAGGTTTCATCTTTATATAAATGATAAACCCCTTTAAACAATTTACCGCAACCAATCGGCCAAGTAATTGGCGCACAATGGATTTTTAATACGCTTTCCACTTCATCTAATAATTCCATTGGATCACGAATATCACGGTCAAGTTTATTCATGAAAGTGATAATTGGCGTATCGCGCAAACGGGTGACTTCCATTAATTTAATGGTACGTTCCTCAACTCCTTTTGCCGAGTCGATAACCATTAAGCAGCTATCCACAGCCGTCAAAGTGCGGTAGGTATCTTCCGAGAAATCCTCATGCCCCGGTGTATCCAATAAATTCACTAAGCACTCATTGTAAGGGAATTGCATGACGGAAGTCGTAATGGAAATACCACGTTGTTTTTCCATTTCCATCCAGTCAGATTTTGCATGCTGTGCAGAGCCTTTACCTTTTACTGAGCCTGCTTTTTGAATGGCATTGCCGTATAACAATACTTTTTCGGTGATGGTGGTTTTACCAGCGTCAGGGTGGGAAATAATCGCAAATGTGCGACGTTTATTCACTTCTTCTAATGGATAACTCATTGTCTTGTTTCTTCTGTTTTAAATAATGCTGTATTGTCGCTGATTTTCAGATTGAGCTCAAATTAAATTGGGAAAATATTGATTTTATGCTCAATTAGCTTAACAAAGAATATTGATGGTTGTTTATTTTTTAACCTTTGCAAGCGTTTGCGTTGGTTATGTTATAAACATTATTGTTTTTTAATTCTATCGTTTTTCTTTTATTGATTGGTTAAGTCTTTTAATTTTTATGTAAAATTATCAGATAGTAGGGATGGTTATTTGTAATTTTTTTTACTTAACTAAATGTTTTATTTGTATTAAAAATGCATTGTTTACTTTTAGTAAAAAGTAGTCGACATATGTTGCTTATTATAGTTCAAAAATAATTGGTCTAATGACTGGGTTTATTTTGCCGTGATAGATTACCCCTGACTGAAATATACCGATTTCAGTTTTCAATCCTTGATTGAATAATATTTTCTCATGAGGAATCTTGAGGTAAAAATGAAAAAACAAACTTTTTGTTTTAAACAATTATTGCTTATTGCATTTGGAGTTTGCTCTGTATCAACGTTTGTTTATGGGAGCACTCAAAATGTAACTGTTAGTGGAGCTGTAAATAACTCTTCTTCTGGCAGCGGTAAAGCAATGATTAATGTTGGTTCTACCGTAGGTAAGAGTGTTGGCAATAATACCCAAAATGTTGTTGTGAATGGCTCCTTAGTAAATAGAGCATCTGGTAGCGGTAAAGCCAGCATTAATATTGGATCATCAGTAAATGATGGTGGAAGCCATAATCAGTCAGTTAGTGTTGGTTCAATTGTCAATTCTTCTTCAGGTGGTAAATCTGAAGTGAATATCGGTTCTGTTGTTAAAGATTATTAATCTTTAGCTCAGAATTAATGATTGTATTAAATAATCATTAATTTCAATAAGCATAGTAATGCTCAATTTCTTTTAAAAAAGAGGAAAAACAATGAAAAATCTAGTTAAGATTAGTGCAGCAGCAATCTTTGCAGCAAGTTTAGCTTTATCTACTAATGCTGCAATTAAAATTGGTGGTAACAACACTCAAACTACCAATATTCAAGGTGCAGTAGCTAATACAGCCGTGGGCGGTAGTAAAGCGATTCAAAATATTTCATCTAACCATGGTAAAGTAACTATCGGTGGTAATAACACTCAAACCACTAATATTCAAGGTGCGGTAGCTAATACTGCAGTTGGTGGAAGTAAGGCTATACAAAACTTAAGTTCTAATAGCAGCGAATAGTCATAAATAAAATTAATTGGTTATTGGTTATCCAATAACCAATTTTTTATGTGTTTTAAGATTCTGTTGGAGACGAAGTCATGAAAGTTTTTTACATGTTGATACTATTTGGGGCTTCATGTTTTTTATCTCTAAATACTTTTGCGGGAAATGGTGAACTTGTACCAAGAAAAGGTTTAGGGCCTTTGGATAAAGCAAAAGTTCATGAAGTTCAGGCTCAAAAGTGGTCAAGAATTGGAATGGGAATAGAGATGGAAGATGAGGCTGAGAATAGTGTATCTCAGTATAACAACACTTCTAGTGGCAGTTCATTTGGAGGACGTTCTAAAAATTGTTCTACAAATGTTGGAAATGTTACCGCTCAAAAAGGTGCTAGTTCTGGTCGATATGGTCCTAAAAATAAAAATAATAATGTTGTCGTTGTTAAAGGCGATGTAATTAATGTCTGTAAATAATTAATAATAACTTAAGGTATCTTATGAAATTTTCTCGAACTATTATTTCTTATGTTTTGATTTCTAATCTAGTTGGGTGTTCTTTATCTGCTACAAATCTAAAAGAAGATAGACCATATATTGGCTCAACAACGACTCATAACCTCCCTGCAGTAGAACCAGTTAGATCGATATCAAGTTTCAGTGATAGTTTAAATTGTATGGATGATTTGCTACGTCAAAGTAATATTGGTGAAACAGTTATTGCAGTAAAAACTATTAAAGATCCATCAACTAAAGCTGGTGTAGCTGCAAGCGAAATGATTATGACTGCGTTGTCACAAATGTCGAAAATTAGTGGTGCTTTTAAGGTCGCTGATTTTGAAATCGATCCTTTAAAACAAGATACCGTTCAGACATTAACAAATCTTTTATTACCAACGGGAAGTATGCAAATTCCGGCGCCTCAACTTTATATTTCAGGGGCAGTATCTTATGTGGATCAGAATGTATTACGTAAGTCCAATAGCTTAGGACTGTCTTATGCAGAAGATGGTGAGCTTGGTATTTCAGGTGATTTGATGACAACCGCATTGGGGTTGGAGTTGCATATGGGGGATTTTTTAACCCGTACGCTTTATCCGGGTATTGATTCATCTAATGAAATTGTTGCTGCTGGTAAGGGTTTTGGACTCGATGCTGGTGCAAAAATTAAGAAAACAGGTGTTCAGTTTTCTTTAGAACGAGCGCTTTCTCAAGGGCTGGGAGGTTCAATGCGAACCTTAGTTGATTTAGGTACGATAGAGTTAGTGGGTAAATTAACTAAAGTGCCTTATTGGCAATGTTTATCGCTTGACCAAGCTCATCCTGAATTCCAACGTGAATTGTTAGATTGGTACGGTGGAATGGGAGATAGTAGCAAAGTTAAATTCTTCCAAACTGGCTTGAAAAACTTAGGTTATTACAGCGGTAAAGTAGATGGCAAGAGTTCAAAAGAATTCCGTGATGCATTATCGGCATTCCAAAAAGATAATAAAGCGACACCTTCTGGT is part of the Haemophilus parainfluenzae ATCC 33392 genome and harbors:
- the prfC gene encoding peptide chain release factor 3; the encoded protein is MSYPLEEVNKRRTFAIISHPDAGKTTITEKVLLYGNAIQKAGSVKGKGSAQHAKSDWMEMEKQRGISITTSVMQFPYNECLVNLLDTPGHEDFSEDTYRTLTAVDSCLMVIDSAKGVEERTIKLMEVTRLRDTPIITFMNKLDRDIRDPMELLDEVESVLKIHCAPITWPIGCGKLFKGVYHLYKDETYLYQSGQGSTIQEVRIVKGLNSPELDAAVGDDLAQQLRDELELVKGASNEFDLDLFLSGELTPVFFGTALGNFGVDHFLDGLTEWAPAPQARQADTRKVSAEEEKFSGFVFKIQANMDPKHRDRVAFLRVVSGKYEKGMKLKHVRIGKDVVISDALTFMAGDRTHADEAYAGDIIGLHNHGTIQIGDTFTQGEDLKFTGIPNFAPELFRRIRLKDPLKQKQLLKGLVQLSEEGAVQVFRPLSNNDLIVGAVGVLQFDVVVSRLKSEYNVEAIYETVNVATARWVECADNKKFEEFKRKNEQNLALDGGDNLTYIAPTMVNLNLAQERYPDVTFFKTREH
- a CDS encoding phosphodiester glycosidase family protein — translated: MKKTIKFLTALFSCASLLMSVPALAEYRTFDDGNITYGIFQAKPEEVQLHWKDAEGKDYQSLTRLKNALEDSYNVKMVMNAGIYSMNNVPAGLWIEQGKELNALNTKSGKGNFHVQPNGVFAIAGNKPYILTTAAYQKSKLKPDFALQSGPMLIIHGKMNPQFRASLESYHKRNAVCLTKQNELLFLMTIKGEPNLYTLSQGLLKIGCHDALYLDGTISNWYIPGQFNTLHWKRFVGMISVLDVNKK
- a CDS encoding class I SAM-dependent methyltransferase, with translation MNWKAKWHKPLLSPESWQALPQGEAYCNVLTHYFAQWTPKILGYQILKVGALSGEIAFDLPLRHQIVLAEKTAYFSTALLNESDSLIQASPLALPFIEKEMDACLLANTLNFAQDPHQILREAHRVLKDDGWIFITLFNPMSPLLFKPKLGDFKFRQYATWRVIDWLSLLNFDVIAEERLSIKQEKTTLCSPLTVIIAQKRTYPLTLNPEKARSKMPAFLEPAGAFKEIRTE
- a CDS encoding YegP family protein, which codes for MAQGFYELKVAKDGQFMFNLKAANGQVILTSELYKTKASAENGIASVQKNGVDAKNFEYRVAKNDKPYFVLKAANHQEIGRSQYYSSQAAAEKGVESVINNASSAVIKEVTE
- the hemA gene encoding glutamyl-tRNA reductase, with amino-acid sequence MTLLVLGINHKTASVAVREKVAFSEEKRQLALQQIYQQDLAESAVILSTCNRTEIYLHHRQISPQECKQWQTNCINWFANIHHLSVDELNKSIYTHQNQQAANHLMRVACGLDSLILGEPQILGQVKQAFQISEDYYQAANIPLSSTLSRLFQKTFATAKRVRTETNIGESAVSVAYAACSLARQIFESLRELQILLVGAGETIELVSRHLLRHGVKKLMIANRTLSRAEQLVENLASNTPIDVYLLDELQTPLNQADIVISSTGSPNVLITKAMAEIAEKARQFRPTLMVDIAVPRDIDENVSELESVYHYTVDDLQDIIQRNLSQREQASEQAQDIITQECMDFFEWLKVHQFSNLIRHYRDEAENTRQELLEKALHQIQQGENAEKILQELSYKLTNKLIHAPTQTMQAMMRSGNAEGLHAFSNALHLTHPLNEKND
- a CDS encoding DUF4384 domain-containing protein, producing MKFSRTIISYVLISNLVGCSLSATNLKEDRPYIGSTTTHNLPAVEPVRSISSFSDSLNCMDDLLRQSNIGETVIAVKTIKDPSTKAGVAASEMIMTALSQMSKISGAFKVADFEIDPLKQDTVQTLTNLLLPTGSMQIPAPQLYISGAVSYVDQNVLRKSNSLGLSYAEDGELGISGDLMTTALGLELHMGDFLTRTLYPGIDSSNEIVAAGKGFGLDAGAKIKKTGVQFSLERALSQGLGGSMRTLVDLGTIELVGKLTKVPYWQCLSLDQAHPEFQRELLDWYGGMGDSSKVKFFQTGLKNLGYYSGKVDGKSSKEFRDALSAFQKDNKATPSGFINFESYERLMKNYVKTDANGNFKKVGVEASDDKEDQPRGGYPVLNSDKDAPINVGINLNKSSYRRGDALELDVNVDRDSTYLACFYQDASKSITQVYPNPIQGEGITSKNNPLKIPGSDAFTLSLNEKGKESVMCMASYYSVSDKLQSNFGDALNPLKVKDMNELSEQLKTIFGDDLKGIQTVSYQVK
- the gloB gene encoding hydroxyacylglutathione hydrolase, with protein sequence MLVPISALNDNYIWLYRRENFPVIVIDIPEITRLIPYLEFNKLGVEAVLLTHNHDDHVQGVETFKQYYPNVPVFGPTECANKGATNIVDSGVINTAHYHIEVLPSGGHTAGHVSYLVDGHLFCGDALFSAGCGRVFTGNFAQMFESMQRFNQLPNETVVCPAHEYTLGNLAFAETVLADKNAVKNQRVLVERYLAEGKPSLPTTIGLEKQINPFLQAKNLDDFTQWRLAKDKF